The genomic segment GCGGCGCTGGACGCACTGCAGGAAGGCCTCGGCCTGCACGACGACGGCCTCGCGCGGCGGGACCTCGATGCGGTGCGTGAACGCCTCGTGGCGCCCGGCGTCGGAGACCGTCGTGCGCACGGCCTCGATCGTGCGGGTGTCCAGGTCGGCGCAGACCCGGGCCTGCTGGGTCGTGACGGTGATGCGGCGTACGCGCGTGCCGCTGGCGCGCGAGGCGACGAGCGTGGCCACGAGGTCGTCCTCCATGACGAGCAGCGCGTGGGCGTGGTCGACGGGGCCGCCGCGGCGGGTGCGGCGCCCGGCGGCCTGCGTCGCGGCGATCGTCTCGCCCGACAGCGCCAGGACGAACTGGAGGTCCTGCTGCATGAGGTCCTGGACGACGTCGCCCGGCGGGATCGGGCCCGCGACGGCCGGGTCCATGCGCTCGGCGTGGACGGCGATCACGTCCTGCTCGGCGACGAGGACGCGCAGCTCGCGCACGGTCGGGTCGAAGTGCTCGTCGAAGGCGGTCATCGCGACGGGGCGCCGCGGCGAGCGCACGATGGCCGACAGCAGGCCGTGGGCGAGGTCGGGCGTCGTGGCCAGCGGCGGCTCGACGAGCACGTCGAGCCCGCGCTCCAGCGCCGTGCGCATGAGGGTCGGGCGCCGCTCCAGGGCGCCGGCGACGACGGCGGCCTCCGCGGTCTCCAGGGCCGGCTCGAGCTCGTCGGCGACGGGGATGCCGAGGGCCTGCGCGGTGGCCCGGGCGGCCGCCGGGTCGTGGTCGTAGACGCCCGTGAGCGTGCAGCGGTCCGCGAGACCGCGCAGCGCGCGGCCGTGGCGCTCGCCGGCCTCGCCGGCACCGAGCATGAGGACCCTGACCATCTCCCACCGGGTGATCGGTCCCGGAGACGGCCGCTTGAGACCGGGAGGCGCTCTACAATGCGGCGATGCGCCGGCGCCTCCGCTCGGTCGCGCTACCCCTCCACCGTCACTCGATGCCGCAGGTGGGCATCGACGCGGCGCTGGTGGCGCTGGCCTACTTCCTCGCGTTCCGCCTGCGGTTCGACAACGGCGTGCCCGACGACTACGCCGACCTGCAGGCGGCGACCATCGCCTGGGTCGTGGGCGCCAGCGTCGTGGTGTTCACGCTGTTCCGGCTCTACGAGAAGTGGTGGCGCTACACCGGCCACCGCGACTACGTGAACATCGTCGAGGCCGTCACCGTCGGCACGCTGTTCGTGCCGGCGTTCGTGGCGCTGACCCAGCCCGTCATCGTGCGCTCGGGGCGGGGCGACGTCGCCCTGACCGTGCCCACGGGCGTCCTGGCGCTGTTCTTCCTGCTCACGCTGACGCTCGTGGGCGGGGCGCGCTTCGTCAGCCGGGCCGTCTACGAGCGCCCGCCGGGCGGCTTCCGCGCGCGCTCGGACGCCCGCCGCGTGCTCATCGTCGGCGCCGGCGACGGCGGCCGCCTCGTGCTGCGCGAGATCCTGCGCAACCGCGACCTGGGCCTGGACCCCGTCGGCTTCGTCGACGACGACCCGACCAAGCACCGCGTGCGCATCGACGGCGTCCGCGTGCTGGGACGCACCGACGAGCTGCCGCGCATCCTCGACGAGGCCGAGCCCGACGAGGTCACCATCGCGATCCCGTCGGCACCGGGCACCCTGCGCGCCCGCGTCGTGTCGGCCTGCCGCACCCGCGGCATCCCGGTCCGGACGCTGCCGACCGTCTTCGAGCTGCTGCAGACCGGCGGCGCCAACGTCGTGCGCCAGGCGCGCCCCGTCGAGGTCGAGGACATCCTGGGCCGCGAGCCCGTGCGGATGGAGCTCGACCGCGTGGGGCGCTACCTCGACGGCGAGGTCGTCATGGTCACGGGCGCCGGCGGCTCCATCGGCTCGGAGCTGTGCCGCCAGATCTCGCGCGTGGCCCCGCGCAAGCTCATCCTCCTCGACCACGCCGAGGACAACCTCTTCCGCATCCAGCGCGAGCTGGAGGACGACCGTCACGTCCACCCCTCCACGCTGGCGGTGGTGCTCGCCGACTGCAAGGAGGGCGAGCGGATGCGCGAGGTCTTCGCCGAGCACCGCCCGACCGTCGTCTTCCACGCCGCGGCCTACAAGCACGTCGGGCTCATGGAGCTCAACCCGGTCGAGGCCGTGCGCAACAACGCGGTCGCCACGCGGCTGCTGGCGCGCGTGGCCGGCGAGCACGAGGTCAAGCGCTTCGTGCTCATCTCGACGGACAAGGCCGTCGCGCCGGCCACCGTGATGGGCGCCTCCAAGGCGCTGGCCGAGTACGCCGTCGAGGCCGCGCAGGACCGCTGGCCGCGCACGCGCTTCGCGATCGTCCGGTTCGGCAACGTCCTGGGCTCCTCGGGCTCCGTCGTGCCGATCTTCCGCCGCCAGATCGCCCGCGGTGGGCCGGTCACCGTCACCGACCTACGGATGACGCGCTACTTCATGACGATCCCGGAGGCCGTGCAGCTCGTCATCCGGTCCGGGTCGCTGGGGCAGGGCGGCGAGATCTTCGTGCTCGAGATGGGCGACCCGGTGTCGATCCGCCACCTCGCCGAGACGATGATCGAGCTCTCGGGCCTGCGTCCCGGGGAGGACATCGCCATCGAGGAGGTGGGACGCCGCCCCGGCGAGAAGCTCCACGAGGACCTCTTCAACCCCTACGAGCGCACGCAGCCCACCCCGGCCGAGAAGATCACCCGCGCCGAGCGCGACCGCCTCGACCCCGCGGTCGTCGAGGCCATGTTCGACGAGGTCGGGCTGCTGGTCCTCGAGGGGGACGCGGCGGCGCTCGCGGCCAAGGTCTCCGAGCTCACCGGGATGCGGGCCTCCGCCGCGCTGGCCGACCCCCCCGACGCGCCCGGACCCCAGGCAGGCCGGGCCGTTCTCTAGCATGGCCCCCTCCATGGTCTCGATCCTGGCCTTCTCGGTTACGGGCAAGATCGAGCAGTACGGCGCCTACGCGGGCTTCGCCAGTGTTCTGGGGCTCGCCGTGCTCTCGCTGCTCTACTTCGCCCAGGCCCGCGAGCTCAAGCGCCTGCGCGAATGGGCGGGGCGCTCGCCCGAGCGCGCGGCCGAGCTGCAGGAACGCGTGCAGGCCGACGCCGCCCGGCGCGCCGCCGTCGTCCCTCAGGTCCAGCCCTCGCGCGTCATCCCGGCCACGCCGGGCGCGCAGGTGCCCGCCACGCCCGCCGGCCAGGCCGCCCAGGTCGCCGCACCGGGCGCGGCCGCCGGGACCACCGCCGCCGGTGCGGCCGCCGCCGCGACGGCCGCCGGCGCCGGCGTCGCCACCCCTCCCGCCGCTCCGGGCACGCCTCCGGCCGTCCCCGGCCAGTCCACCACGGTGCAGCCCGCCGCCGCGTCGGCGCCCGCCAACGGCACGGGCTCCGGCCCCGTCGTCCGTCCCGGGCAGCCGCTGCGCGTGCCGCCCGCCACCGCCGCGGCCGCCCGTGGACCCGTCACCCCCGAGCCGCCCGAGGCCGAGGGCGGCCGCAACCGGCTGCTCATCGGCGGCGCGGTCGCCGCCGTGCTCGCCGTGGTCGTCGTGGCGGTCGTGCTGCTCGTCGGCGGTGGCAGCTCGCACAGCCCCAAGAAGCCGAACACGATCTCGCAGTCGGCGGCCGGCCAGTCCAGCGCCAGCACCGCGGCGCCCGACACCAGCACCGCCGCGGCGCTGAAGCCCGGCGCGTTCACGACCGCGGTGCTC from the Baekduia soli genome contains:
- a CDS encoding Gfo/Idh/MocA family protein, translated to MVRVLMLGAGEAGERHGRALRGLADRCTLTGVYDHDPAAARATAQALGIPVADELEPALETAEAAVVAGALERRPTLMRTALERGLDVLVEPPLATTPDLAHGLLSAIVRSPRRPVAMTAFDEHFDPTVRELRVLVAEQDVIAVHAERMDPAVAGPIPPGDVVQDLMQQDLQFVLALSGETIAATQAAGRRTRRGGPVDHAHALLVMEDDLVATLVASRASGTRVRRITVTTQQARVCADLDTRTIEAVRTTVSDAGRHEAFTHRIEVPPREAVVVQAEAFLQCVQRRTAPQVGIGAAIACQEAALAILKRIELVAHRPAARRGPQAA
- a CDS encoding polysaccharide biosynthesis protein, which codes for MPQVGIDAALVALAYFLAFRLRFDNGVPDDYADLQAATIAWVVGASVVVFTLFRLYEKWWRYTGHRDYVNIVEAVTVGTLFVPAFVALTQPVIVRSGRGDVALTVPTGVLALFFLLTLTLVGGARFVSRAVYERPPGGFRARSDARRVLIVGAGDGGRLVLREILRNRDLGLDPVGFVDDDPTKHRVRIDGVRVLGRTDELPRILDEAEPDEVTIAIPSAPGTLRARVVSACRTRGIPVRTLPTVFELLQTGGANVVRQARPVEVEDILGREPVRMELDRVGRYLDGEVVMVTGAGGSIGSELCRQISRVAPRKLILLDHAEDNLFRIQRELEDDRHVHPSTLAVVLADCKEGERMREVFAEHRPTVVFHAAAYKHVGLMELNPVEAVRNNAVATRLLARVAGEHEVKRFVLISTDKAVAPATVMGASKALAEYAVEAAQDRWPRTRFAIVRFGNVLGSSGSVVPIFRRQIARGGPVTVTDLRMTRYFMTIPEAVQLVIRSGSLGQGGEIFVLEMGDPVSIRHLAETMIELSGLRPGEDIAIEEVGRRPGEKLHEDLFNPYERTQPTPAEKITRAERDRLDPAVVEAMFDEVGLLVLEGDAAALAAKVSELTGMRASAALADPPDAPGPQAGRAVL
- a CDS encoding LytR C-terminal domain-containing protein, yielding MVSILAFSVTGKIEQYGAYAGFASVLGLAVLSLLYFAQARELKRLREWAGRSPERAAELQERVQADAARRAAVVPQVQPSRVIPATPGAQVPATPAGQAAQVAAPGAAAGTTAAGAAAAATAAGAGVATPPAAPGTPPAVPGQSTTVQPAAASAPANGTGSGPVVRPGQPLRVPPATAAAARGPVTPEPPEAEGGRNRLLIGGAVAAVLAVVVVAVVLLVGGGSSHSPKKPNTISQSAAGQSSASTAAPDTSTAAALKPGAFTTAVLNGTTTPGLARGVAVRLQNADFKIGNVTNATDQSHSATIVEYAPKHRKEGLEVAKAIDVSPDAVQALTPASRAIAGAEAFVVVTVGNDQNQSPQQQP